One window from the genome of Rariglobus hedericola encodes:
- a CDS encoding RES family NAD+ phosphorylase, which yields MSEPSAAFVRVWRMVKERHLETAFDGEGARIYGGRWNSIGHRVVYTSTSLALASLETLVHLDNALPLPRFIAFSVHLSADDIATAVLPGQYSFPGPLPHLTETRRIGDEWLKAGRHLALSVPSAIVPQEFNLLLNPAHPRFAQLVIATPVGFAIDPRLRR from the coding sequence ATGTCTGAACCCTCCGCCGCCTTTGTGCGCGTGTGGCGGATGGTGAAAGAGAGGCACCTCGAAACCGCGTTCGACGGCGAGGGCGCACGCATCTACGGCGGACGCTGGAATTCCATCGGCCACCGCGTCGTATATACGAGCACGTCCCTCGCGCTCGCCTCGCTCGAAACCCTCGTGCATCTGGACAACGCCTTGCCGTTGCCACGCTTCATCGCGTTTTCGGTCCACCTGTCCGCCGACGACATCGCCACCGCCGTCCTGCCCGGACAATACTCATTCCCCGGCCCGCTACCCCATCTCACTGAAACCCGTCGCATCGGTGACGAATGGCTGAAAGCCGGCCGACACCTCGCGCTTTCCGTCCCCAGCGCGATCGTCCCGCAGGAGTTCAATCTCCTCTTAAATCCCGCCCATCCGCGCTTCGCTCAACTCGTGATCGCCACGCCCGTCGGCTTCGCCATCGACCCGCGTTTGCGGCGTTAA
- the parS gene encoding type II RES/Xre toxin-antitoxin system antitoxin: MKYTPRKLDDAEAWVLNEATATAPADPAAIVDRILQGLPVLEFDALRELLGLTVEDMARKIGISVATLARRRKHREPLDPSHGDRIMRYARLYWLAVELHDGDAATARVWLRRPALGLQGRVPLDFAESETGAREVEYLIGRIEHGVYV; the protein is encoded by the coding sequence ATGAAATACACACCTCGTAAATTAGATGATGCCGAGGCGTGGGTATTAAATGAGGCCACCGCCACGGCTCCCGCCGATCCCGCTGCCATCGTCGATCGTATCCTGCAGGGTTTGCCCGTCCTTGAGTTCGATGCCTTGCGCGAATTACTCGGCCTCACCGTCGAAGACATGGCCCGCAAGATCGGTATCTCGGTCGCCACCTTGGCCCGTCGCCGCAAGCACCGCGAGCCGCTCGATCCTTCGCATGGCGACCGCATCATGCGCTACGCCCGCCTCTACTGGCTCGCGGTCGAATTGCACGATGGCGATGCCGCCACCGCCCGCGTGTGGCTGCGTCGCCCCGCCCTCGGCTTGCAGGGTCGCGTCCCTCTCGATTTTGCCGAGAGCGAGACGGGCGCCCGCGAGGTCGAATACCTGATCGGTCGCATCGAACACGGCGTCTATGTCTGA
- a CDS encoding pyridoxal-phosphate-dependent aminotransferase family protein, with protein MSYKLFIPGPIAVSDKTLRAMAQPMIGHRSTDFVALYNSIQPDLQALFYTKDPVYISTSSAWGVMEGALRNVCQKKVLNCMNGAFSDKWNDVALRCGKQATALKAEWGQPVDPEAVRKELATGAYDCVTIIHNETSTGTMSDINALAAVLREFPDVISIIDTVSSFTVVPIKKDELGIDIIITGSQKALAMPPGLALITVSKKALERSALAKDRGYYFDLIEFQKNHENGMTPSTPCIALIYALKSKLEDIMAEGIENRYARHARLNKTVQDFIFSKGFKLFPKEGYGSVALNCFANTQNIDLGALNKILKSEHKLVIDGGYGKLKGKTFRISNMGDETDATIAELIKALDAALAKTPKAAPAA; from the coding sequence ATGAGCTACAAACTGTTCATTCCCGGTCCCATCGCCGTCTCCGACAAGACGCTTCGCGCCATGGCGCAGCCGATGATTGGTCACCGCAGCACCGATTTCGTGGCGCTCTACAATTCCATCCAACCGGACTTGCAGGCGCTCTTCTACACCAAGGATCCGGTGTATATCTCCACGAGTTCCGCCTGGGGTGTCATGGAAGGCGCCCTGCGTAACGTCTGCCAGAAGAAGGTGCTCAACTGCATGAACGGCGCATTCTCCGACAAATGGAACGACGTCGCCCTGCGCTGCGGCAAACAAGCTACCGCTCTCAAAGCCGAGTGGGGCCAGCCCGTCGATCCCGAGGCCGTCCGCAAGGAACTGGCCACCGGCGCCTACGACTGCGTCACCATCATTCACAACGAGACTTCCACCGGCACGATGAGCGACATCAACGCGCTCGCCGCCGTCCTCCGCGAGTTCCCCGACGTCATTTCGATCATCGATACCGTTTCGTCGTTTACCGTCGTTCCGATCAAGAAGGACGAACTCGGCATCGATATCATCATCACCGGCTCGCAGAAGGCCCTCGCGATGCCTCCTGGCCTCGCGCTCATAACGGTTTCCAAAAAGGCCCTTGAGCGCTCCGCCCTCGCCAAGGACCGCGGTTATTATTTCGACCTGATCGAGTTCCAAAAGAACCACGAGAACGGCATGACCCCGAGCACACCATGCATCGCCTTGATCTACGCTCTCAAGTCCAAGCTTGAGGACATCATGGCCGAGGGCATCGAGAACCGCTACGCCCGCCACGCCCGCCTCAACAAGACCGTGCAGGACTTCATCTTCTCGAAGGGCTTCAAGCTGTTCCCGAAGGAAGGCTACGGCTCGGTTGCGCTGAACTGCTTCGCCAACACCCAGAACATCGATCTCGGTGCGCTGAACAAGATCCTCAAGTCCGAGCACAAGCTCGTGATCGACGGCGGCTACGGAAAACTGAAGGGCAAGACCTTCCGTATCTCCAATATGGGTGACGAAACCGACGCGACCATCGCCGAGCTCATCAAGGCCCTCGATGCCGCTTTGGCTAAGACCCCCAAGGCTGCCCCCGCCGCTTAA
- the lpxK gene encoding tetraacyldisaccharide 4'-kinase, giving the protein MSSWLKRQLNSFEHYTIDVIFGRREGMRATVFAGFLQGLSYIFSGIAQSRLWLYRKRILHDQPLGCLVVVVGNLTVGGTGKTPVVEKFARALRDRGRKVAILSRGYRSKSAPMWKKWWYRLSHTAEPPPRIVSDGQRVLLDSEQAGDEPYMLARNLPGVFVIVDKNRVKAGTYAIKKFGCDTLILDDGFQYLPLKGRLNLLLVDKTNPFGNGQLLPRGILREPIKHLKRASYVFLTKSDGVRDVELEELIQKHNPGVDIIECAHRPQYLQRFGTDERQPLEWLRGKKVGAFSGIAVPESFEKFVRDLGGHIAFTRRFLDHYRFTSEDFVSIFTEGIEQKVEFIVTTEKDAVRLPEGLPCAVPIYYLRLEIDIIRGASDFDEAVERICFHDAPVRPLD; this is encoded by the coding sequence ATGTCGTCCTGGCTCAAGCGCCAACTCAACTCCTTCGAGCACTACACGATCGATGTCATTTTCGGTCGTCGCGAGGGGATGCGGGCGACGGTCTTCGCGGGGTTTTTACAGGGGTTATCGTATATTTTCAGTGGAATTGCACAGTCGCGCTTGTGGCTCTACCGCAAGCGGATCCTTCATGATCAGCCGCTGGGGTGCCTCGTTGTCGTCGTAGGGAATCTCACAGTTGGCGGCACGGGCAAGACCCCGGTCGTGGAAAAATTCGCCCGCGCCCTGCGCGACCGCGGTCGGAAAGTCGCCATCCTCTCTCGCGGTTACCGCAGTAAATCCGCTCCGATGTGGAAAAAGTGGTGGTATCGCCTCTCGCACACCGCCGAGCCGCCGCCGCGTATCGTGAGTGATGGACAACGCGTGCTCCTCGATTCCGAGCAGGCTGGTGACGAACCTTACATGTTGGCACGCAACCTTCCCGGCGTCTTCGTCATCGTGGACAAAAACCGCGTGAAGGCCGGCACCTATGCCATCAAGAAATTTGGCTGTGACACGTTGATCTTGGATGACGGTTTCCAATATCTGCCGCTCAAAGGCCGGCTCAATTTGCTGCTCGTCGACAAGACCAACCCCTTTGGCAACGGCCAGCTTTTGCCGCGCGGCATCCTGCGCGAACCGATCAAGCATCTCAAGCGCGCCAGCTACGTGTTTCTCACCAAGTCCGATGGCGTGCGTGATGTGGAACTCGAGGAGTTGATTCAAAAGCACAACCCCGGGGTGGACATCATCGAGTGCGCGCATCGGCCGCAGTATCTTCAGCGCTTCGGCACCGACGAACGCCAGCCGCTCGAATGGTTGCGCGGGAAAAAAGTCGGTGCGTTCAGCGGTATCGCCGTGCCGGAAAGCTTTGAGAAATTTGTGCGCGACCTGGGCGGACACATCGCGTTCACGCGCCGCTTTCTCGATCACTACCGGTTCACATCGGAGGACTTTGTTTCGATTTTTACCGAGGGCATCGAGCAAAAGGTGGAGTTCATCGTCACGACCGAGAAGGACGCGGTGCGCCTCCCCGAGGGGTTGCCTTGCGCCGTGCCGATTTATTATCTGCGTCTCGAAATCGACATCATTCGCGGGGCCTCCGACTTTGACGAAGCGGTCGAGCGCATCTGTTTTCATGATGCGCCCGTGCGCCCTTTGGACTAA
- a CDS encoding aminopeptidase, whose amino-acid sequence MIIDSRYNELARGLTAFSCELKKGQRVLIDAFDVPEAMVIALIRATRELGAHPYVNLHRARVSRELMLGAEEAQYAPHAEIEYARMQKMDAYIALRGSDNIFENSDIPASRVQMVSKIMKPVLDHRVNKTKWVVLRWPTSAMAQQAAKSTEEFEDFYFKVCTLDYSRMIPGMNALKALMDKTDKVQITGPGTDLRFSIKGIGSQTCGGRRNIPDGEVFSCPMKDSVEGVISYNAPTVYLGTSFDNIRLVFKKGKIVEATANNTKRLNEILDSDPGARYIGEFALGFNPHILEPMRDILFDEKIAGSFHFTPGQAYEGVGNGNKSQVHWDMVNIQRPEWGGGEVWFDGKLIRKDGIFVPKTLHKLNPDYLLGNK is encoded by the coding sequence ATGATCATCGACTCCCGTTACAACGAACTCGCCCGAGGCCTGACCGCTTTTTCCTGTGAACTGAAGAAAGGTCAGCGCGTGCTGATCGACGCCTTTGATGTGCCCGAGGCGATGGTTATCGCGCTGATCCGCGCCACCCGCGAACTCGGCGCCCATCCCTATGTGAACCTCCACCGCGCCCGCGTTTCGCGCGAGCTCATGCTCGGCGCCGAGGAGGCCCAATACGCACCGCATGCCGAGATCGAGTATGCGCGTATGCAGAAAATGGATGCCTATATTGCGTTGCGCGGCTCCGATAATATTTTCGAAAATTCTGACATTCCCGCCTCCCGCGTGCAGATGGTGTCGAAGATCATGAAGCCTGTTCTGGATCATCGCGTGAACAAGACCAAGTGGGTCGTGTTGCGCTGGCCGACGTCTGCCATGGCGCAGCAAGCAGCCAAGAGCACCGAGGAGTTTGAGGATTTCTATTTCAAGGTCTGCACGCTCGACTACTCGCGCATGATTCCCGGCATGAACGCCCTCAAGGCGCTCATGGATAAAACCGATAAAGTCCAGATCACCGGTCCCGGCACCGACCTGCGTTTCTCGATCAAGGGCATCGGTTCGCAGACCTGTGGCGGTCGTCGCAACATCCCCGATGGCGAAGTGTTTTCCTGTCCGATGAAGGACAGCGTCGAGGGCGTCATCTCCTACAACGCGCCGACGGTTTATCTGGGCACGTCCTTCGACAATATTCGCCTCGTTTTCAAGAAGGGTAAAATTGTCGAGGCCACCGCCAACAACACGAAGCGTTTGAACGAGATTTTGGACAGCGATCCCGGAGCGCGCTACATCGGCGAATTCGCCCTGGGTTTTAATCCGCACATCCTCGAGCCGATGCGCGACATTCTGTTCGACGAGAAGATTGCCGGCTCGTTCCACTTTACGCCCGGTCAAGCCTACGAAGGCGTGGGCAATGGCAACAAGTCTCAGGTGCATTGGGACATGGTGAATATCCAGCGTCCGGAGTGGGGCGGCGGTGAGGTGTGGTTCGACGGCAAACTCATCCGCAAGGATGGCATCTTCGTGCCGAAGACGCTGCACAAGTTGAACCCTGATTATCTGCTTGGTAACAAGTGA
- a CDS encoding adenosine deaminase family protein, producing the protein MKDFIQSLPKTETHLHIEGALPYELLRAWKPDTYPDNPYFHAPDFRYPSFPKFDEILLGHALPWFVSAERYYEAAKAIFAKHVAQNVRYVETSFHLPVTGFIGVPGPEIIAAIRAAVPAGLEVRIFTGMARTDYQGPMQAVIDDLGRWEGLAGVDLHGLESLPNEPWTAKVWARLRSEGKVTKAHAGEFGGANRVREAIEELGATRIQHGVRAIEDPAVVALAAERGVTFDVCPLSNVKLCVTPSIAGHPLRALSAAGVRCTISTDDPLVFGNALNDEYAALADEAGFTKAELARLAKNGWEVADVPVATRAAMIAEIDRLAAKSS; encoded by the coding sequence GTGAAGGACTTCATCCAGTCTCTGCCGAAAACCGAGACGCACCTGCACATCGAGGGTGCGTTGCCTTACGAGCTGTTGCGTGCGTGGAAGCCGGATACGTATCCGGATAATCCCTACTTTCACGCGCCGGATTTCCGTTATCCGTCGTTCCCGAAATTTGACGAGATTCTCCTCGGGCACGCGCTGCCGTGGTTTGTGTCTGCGGAGCGCTATTACGAGGCGGCCAAGGCGATTTTCGCCAAACACGTTGCCCAGAATGTGCGCTACGTGGAGACGTCGTTTCATCTTCCGGTGACGGGATTTATCGGTGTTCCCGGGCCCGAGATCATCGCGGCGATTCGCGCGGCGGTGCCGGCGGGGCTGGAGGTGCGGATTTTTACCGGCATGGCGCGGACTGATTATCAAGGGCCGATGCAGGCCGTGATTGATGATCTGGGTCGCTGGGAGGGTCTGGCGGGTGTGGATTTACACGGACTCGAAAGTCTCCCGAACGAGCCTTGGACGGCCAAGGTGTGGGCGCGGCTGCGGTCAGAGGGCAAAGTTACCAAAGCGCATGCGGGCGAGTTTGGCGGAGCGAATCGTGTTCGCGAAGCCATCGAGGAACTGGGCGCAACGCGCATTCAGCATGGCGTGCGGGCCATTGAAGATCCGGCGGTCGTGGCCTTGGCGGCGGAACGGGGCGTGACGTTTGACGTGTGCCCCTTGAGCAACGTGAAGCTCTGCGTAACGCCGTCGATCGCCGGGCATCCGCTGCGGGCGCTGTCGGCCGCGGGCGTGCGTTGCACGATCAGCACGGATGACCCGCTGGTGTTTGGCAACGCACTCAATGATGAGTATGCCGCACTGGCGGACGAAGCGGGTTTTACGAAGGCGGAACTGGCGCGTTTGGCGAAAAACGGCTGGGAGGTCGCCGATGTGCCGGTGGCGACGCGTGCAGCGATGATTGCGGAGATTGATCGCCTTGCGGCAAAATCCTCGTGA
- a CDS encoding RluA family pseudouridine synthase encodes MSISHTVPPDSSRARADKVLATAFPEHSRVAFQRCLDAGLVTRNGKVIDRSAEVVSGDELIFSFPEVKSSEIKAVDIPINVVYEDKHLLAINKAAGMVVHPGAGTGDDTLVHALLAHCEGELSGIGGVERPGIVHRLDRETSGIMLVAKSDAAHRGISEQFAARTSHKQYLALVDGVPSLLSGSLHKPIGRNPTQRHKMAVVEGPGGRDAHTDWERVEVFGGNLASLIRCTIHTGRTHQIRVHMKSLGHILLGDVVYGWKASPRLPVQPTRMMLHAEHLVVKHPITGKVLDLRAPLPKDFEKMLKGLRKLEKPAATMIKRGLRSPKGPQ; translated from the coding sequence ATGTCCATTAGCCACACCGTTCCGCCTGATTCTTCCCGCGCCCGAGCCGACAAAGTGTTGGCGACGGCGTTTCCCGAGCATAGCCGGGTGGCGTTTCAACGGTGCCTCGACGCAGGATTGGTGACGCGCAATGGCAAGGTGATCGATCGCAGTGCCGAAGTGGTGAGCGGCGATGAACTCATTTTCTCATTCCCCGAGGTCAAGTCATCGGAGATCAAGGCGGTCGATATTCCGATCAACGTCGTTTATGAGGACAAGCACTTGCTCGCGATCAACAAGGCCGCAGGGATGGTCGTGCACCCCGGGGCCGGCACGGGCGACGACACGCTGGTGCATGCGTTGCTCGCGCATTGCGAGGGCGAGCTGAGCGGCATCGGTGGCGTGGAGCGTCCCGGAATCGTGCACCGCCTGGATCGCGAAACCTCGGGCATCATGCTCGTGGCAAAAAGCGATGCAGCTCATCGCGGTATCTCGGAGCAATTCGCCGCGCGGACTTCGCACAAACAATATCTCGCGCTGGTGGACGGCGTGCCGTCGCTCTTGAGCGGCAGTCTGCACAAACCGATCGGGCGCAATCCCACGCAGCGGCACAAGATGGCGGTTGTGGAGGGTCCGGGCGGCCGCGACGCGCACACCGATTGGGAACGCGTTGAAGTATTTGGCGGCAATCTCGCATCGCTCATCCGCTGCACGATTCACACGGGACGCACGCATCAGATTCGCGTTCACATGAAGTCACTCGGACACATTTTGCTGGGTGACGTGGTGTATGGCTGGAAGGCGAGTCCGCGTCTGCCGGTTCAACCCACGCGCATGATGCTTCACGCCGAGCATCTGGTGGTGAAGCATCCAATCACGGGCAAAGTCCTCGATCTGCGCGCGCCGTTGCCGAAGGACTTTGAGAAGATGCTCAAGGGTCTCCGCAAGCTGGAGAAACCGGCGGCGACGATGATCAAGCGCGGGCTGCGCAGTCCCAAGGGACCGCAATAA
- a CDS encoding Ppx/GppA phosphatase family protein, which yields MNPVVAVIDIGSNSIKVLVATRREDGRIESLKAHTIDARISAGISQAVPRLSEDGMSRGLSAIQDLLALAVPFSPTTTVLVATSAVRDAANGPEFRERVLTATGHTIRILTGDEEADLIGRGLTCDPALAHLRDFYVFDLGGGSLECLAFRDRRIEQELSLKLGCVRMTEKFITDPHAPLVTKECTALALHVRDEFKRAGFRFNLGAAEAVFTGGTFTSVRVIKAALHQVKLEDTSALVSLETLTDLLDEVGPLTLEERKGIPGMPAARADVFPAALITVVTVADFGLFDRFHHSLYNLRWGLAASALA from the coding sequence ATGAATCCCGTCGTCGCCGTCATCGATATTGGCTCCAACTCGATCAAGGTCCTTGTCGCCACACGCCGTGAGGACGGACGCATCGAGTCGCTCAAGGCCCACACCATCGACGCCCGCATCAGCGCCGGAATCAGCCAGGCCGTGCCGCGCCTGAGCGAAGACGGCATGAGCCGCGGACTCTCCGCGATCCAGGACTTGCTCGCCCTCGCCGTGCCGTTTTCACCGACTACCACCGTGCTCGTCGCCACCAGCGCCGTGCGTGATGCCGCCAACGGCCCTGAGTTTCGCGAGCGCGTGCTCACCGCCACCGGCCACACCATTCGCATTCTCACCGGTGATGAGGAAGCCGATCTCATCGGACGCGGGCTCACCTGCGACCCCGCCCTCGCCCACCTTCGCGATTTCTATGTCTTCGATCTCGGCGGCGGCAGTCTCGAGTGCCTCGCCTTCCGTGATCGTCGCATCGAACAGGAGCTCAGCCTGAAACTCGGTTGTGTGCGCATGACCGAAAAGTTCATTACCGATCCGCACGCTCCACTCGTGACGAAGGAATGCACCGCGCTCGCGTTGCATGTGCGCGATGAATTCAAACGCGCGGGATTCCGCTTCAATCTCGGCGCGGCCGAAGCCGTTTTCACCGGCGGCACATTTACCAGCGTGCGCGTCATCAAGGCTGCGCTTCATCAGGTGAAACTCGAAGATACGTCCGCCCTCGTGTCGCTCGAAACGCTCACCGATTTACTCGATGAAGTCGGTCCGCTCACCCTCGAAGAACGCAAGGGCATCCCCGGAATGCCCGCAGCCCGCGCCGATGTGTTTCCCGCCGCGCTCATCACCGTCGTCACGGTAGCCGATTTCGGGCTTTTCGACCGTTTCCACCACTCGCTCTACAACCTGCGCTGGGGATTGGCTGCGAGCGCGCTCGCCTGA
- the rsmI gene encoding 16S rRNA (cytidine(1402)-2'-O)-methyltransferase, producing the protein MADSAPNASLTPQPGHLYVVATPIGNLADLTERARAILGAVDLVACEDTRTTGSMLTRYGLHRDLVPYHDHNEIEVAERLADQIAAGKSVAVVSDAGTPAISDPGFRIVRACRRRNLPVIPVPGACAVAAVLSASGLPTNGFLFAGFLISKTSARTAFLAKYRDFDFTLALYESCHRIDKFAEEIVATLGPDRVVCIAKEVTKLHETFYVGRAADVRDRLLKGSLKGEFVVLIAPADFVL; encoded by the coding sequence ATGGCCGACTCCGCACCCAACGCCTCGCTCACGCCGCAGCCCGGCCATCTTTACGTCGTCGCCACTCCCATCGGCAACCTGGCCGACCTCACTGAACGCGCGCGCGCCATCCTCGGTGCCGTCGATCTCGTAGCCTGCGAAGATACCCGCACCACCGGCTCGATGCTCACCCGCTACGGACTGCATCGCGACCTCGTGCCCTACCACGATCACAACGAAATCGAAGTCGCCGAAAGACTCGCCGACCAGATCGCCGCCGGTAAATCCGTCGCCGTCGTATCCGACGCCGGAACGCCCGCCATCAGCGATCCCGGATTCCGTATCGTGCGCGCCTGCCGCCGCCGCAACCTTCCCGTCATTCCCGTGCCCGGCGCCTGCGCCGTCGCCGCTGTGCTCAGCGCGAGCGGACTTCCCACCAACGGGTTTTTATTCGCCGGTTTCCTCATTTCAAAGACCTCCGCCCGCACCGCATTTCTAGCGAAATACCGGGACTTCGACTTCACTCTCGCACTCTACGAAAGCTGCCACCGCATCGATAAATTTGCCGAGGAAATCGTCGCCACGCTCGGCCCCGACCGCGTCGTGTGCATCGCCAAGGAAGTCACCAAACTCCACGAAACGTTCTACGTCGGCCGCGCCGCCGACGTCCGCGATCGCTTACTCAAAGGCAGCCTCAAAGGCGAATTCGTCGTGCTGATCGCCCCCGCTGATTTCGTCCTGTAA
- a CDS encoding glucose-6-phosphate isomerase codes for MSTWSRFKKHYYQNADLGLALDISRIPFPDDFLAAKESALQQAYTDMAALEKGAIANPDENRMVGHYWLRAPKLAPTPELAKEISDTLATIKSFAADVHSGKILSSTGQKFTQLLVIGIGGSALGPQFVNHALGQPAADKLVVSFFDNTDPDGIDYVLASLAGKLPETLAVVISKSGGTAETRNGQLEAAAAFKAAGLDFTKHYVAVTGAGSKLEKTAIDQKWLARFPMWDWVGGRTSELSAVGLLPAALQGIDIQAILDGAAAMDVISRSTKTAENPAALLALMWYYATDGKGTKDMVILPYKDRLLLFSRYLQQLVMESLGKERDLKGNVVNQGIAVYGNKGSTDQHAYVQQLRDGVNNFFVTFIEVLKDREGASFDVDPGVTTGDYLQGFYLGTRDALSESNRSSVSITVADVSPRTLGILIALYERVVGLYASLVGINAYHQPGVEAGKKAAGAVIDLKLKITEKLKSSAGQTFTADSLATALAVPEKTELVFKVLEHLAANGSVKKTTNTPWFESTYAS; via the coding sequence ATGTCCACCTGGTCCCGTTTCAAAAAGCACTACTACCAGAATGCCGATCTCGGCCTCGCGCTCGACATCAGCCGCATCCCGTTTCCGGATGACTTTCTCGCCGCAAAGGAATCCGCGCTCCAGCAAGCTTACACCGACATGGCTGCGCTCGAAAAAGGCGCCATCGCCAACCCCGATGAGAACCGCATGGTCGGCCACTATTGGTTGCGCGCCCCGAAGCTCGCTCCCACCCCCGAGCTCGCCAAGGAAATCAGCGACACCCTCGCCACCATCAAGTCCTTCGCCGCCGATGTGCACTCCGGGAAAATCCTCAGCTCCACTGGCCAGAAATTCACACAGCTGCTCGTGATCGGTATCGGCGGATCCGCCCTCGGCCCGCAATTCGTCAATCACGCCCTCGGCCAGCCCGCCGCCGACAAGCTCGTCGTCTCCTTCTTCGACAACACCGACCCCGACGGCATCGACTACGTGCTGGCCTCGCTCGCCGGCAAACTCCCCGAGACCCTCGCGGTCGTCATCTCCAAGTCCGGCGGCACCGCCGAGACACGCAATGGCCAGCTCGAAGCCGCCGCTGCATTCAAGGCCGCCGGCCTCGACTTCACGAAACACTACGTCGCCGTCACCGGCGCCGGTTCGAAGCTCGAAAAAACCGCCATCGACCAGAAGTGGCTCGCCCGTTTCCCCATGTGGGACTGGGTCGGCGGCCGCACCAGCGAGCTCTCCGCCGTCGGTCTCCTGCCCGCCGCTCTTCAGGGCATCGACATTCAGGCAATCCTTGATGGCGCCGCCGCGATGGACGTCATCTCGCGCTCCACCAAGACCGCTGAAAACCCCGCCGCGCTCCTCGCCCTCATGTGGTATTATGCCACGGATGGCAAAGGGACCAAGGACATGGTTATCCTTCCCTACAAAGACCGCCTGCTCCTTTTCTCCCGCTACCTCCAGCAGCTCGTCATGGAATCGCTCGGCAAGGAGCGCGACCTCAAGGGCAACGTCGTCAATCAAGGCATCGCCGTTTACGGCAACAAGGGCTCGACCGACCAGCACGCCTACGTGCAGCAACTGCGCGATGGCGTGAACAACTTCTTCGTAACCTTCATCGAGGTTCTCAAGGACCGCGAAGGAGCCTCGTTCGACGTCGATCCCGGAGTCACCACCGGCGATTACCTCCAAGGCTTTTACCTCGGCACCCGTGATGCGTTGTCCGAAAGCAATCGCTCGTCCGTCTCGATCACGGTCGCCGATGTCTCCCCGCGCACGCTCGGCATCTTGATCGCCCTCTACGAGCGTGTGGTCGGCCTTTATGCCTCGCTGGTCGGTATCAACGCCTATCACCAACCCGGTGTCGAAGCCGGCAAAAAAGCCGCCGGTGCCGTCATCGACCTCAAGTTGAAGATCACCGAAAAACTCAAGTCCTCTGCCGGCCAGACCTTCACCGCCGACTCCCTCGCCACCGCCCTCGCGGTGCCTGAAAAGACCGAGCTCGTATTCAAAGTTCTCGAACACCTCGCCGCCAACGGTTCGGTAAAAAAGACCACGAACACGCCTTGGTTCGAGTCCACCTACGCCTCCTAA